Part of the Pseudodesulfovibrio hydrargyri genome is shown below.
GTGAAGGACCGGGCCGTGGGCGACGGGGACGAGGTCCGCGCCTTTCTGCAGGAGGCGCGCGAGCGCATGGTGGCGGTGTTCAACAGCGAGGACACCGGGTTCCAGGCGCACGTGCACGAGTTGTATCTGGACGCGGCCCTGCTCGGCACGGCGGTCATGTATGTGGAGGCGGACCCGACCACCGTGGTCCGGTTCTCGTCCAGGCCGCTGGGCGAGGTGTTCGTGGCCGAGTCCGCGCGCGGCCGGGTGGACACCGTGTACCGCAAGTACGAGCTCACGGCGCGCCAGGCCATCCAGGAATGGGGCGCGGGCTGCTCGGACGAGACGCAACGCAAGGGCGAGGACCGGCCCGAGGAGCCGGTGGAGGTCCTGCACGCGGTCTTTCCGCGCATGGACCGCGACCCGGCGGGCTTCGGCTCGGCCCACTTCCCGTTCGCCAGCGTGTACCTGGAGGTCAAGAACAGCCACGTGCTGGAGGAGAGCGGGTACCTGGAGATGCCGTACATGGTCCCGCGCTGGGCCAAGGCCGCGGGCGAGACCTACGGCCGGGGGCCGGGGCAGACCGCGCTGTCCGACGTGCGCGTGCTCAACGCCATGGCCCGGACCGCGCTCATGGCCGCCGAGAAGATGTCCGACCCGCCGCTGATGGTCCCGGACGACGGCTTTCTCGGGCCGGTCCGGTCCGGGCCGGGCGGGCTGTCCTATTACCGGGCCGGGTCCCCGGACCGCATCGAACCGCTGCCCGTGAACGTGGACCTGCGCGCGGCCGAGGAGATGATGAACGGCCGCCGGGAGTCCATCCGGCGGATATTCCTGGGCGACCAGTTGGCCCCGGAGGGCCCGGCCGTCACGGCCACCGAGGCGGTCATCCGCCAGGCCGAGAAGATGCGCGTGCTCGGCCCGGTGCTGGGCCGGTTGCAGACCGAGTTCCTCGGCCCGCTGGTTCGGCGGGTCTTCCGCATCATGCTGCGCGGCGGGGCGCTGCCGCCGTTCCCCGAGGGGCTCGCCCCCGGCGACCTGGAGGTGCGCTACACCTCGCCCGTGTCCCGCGCCCAGAAGCAGTACGAGGCCCAGGGGCTGGCCCAGGTCATGGAATACCTCTCGCCCCTGGTGGGCGCGCAGGACGCCTTCGGGATCATGGACAACTTCGACACCGACCGGGTGGCCCGGCACGTGACCGAGCTGTTCAACACCCCGTCCGACTACCTCAAGTCCGAGGAGCGCGTGGCCCAGGGCAGGGAGCTGAAGCAGCGGGCCGCGAGCACCCAGCAGACCGCGTCCACCGTGGCCAACGTGGCGGCCATCGCCAAGACCCTGTCCGAGGCCTA
Proteins encoded:
- a CDS encoding portal protein; amino-acid sequence: MDRTELARSLLARFSGLEEARRPWVGSWQELTEYMLPRKNSFAGLGGSAPGRGRAGDERIFDSTPLHALELLASSLGGLLTNPSLPWFDISVKDRAVGDGDEVRAFLQEARERMVAVFNSEDTGFQAHVHELYLDAALLGTAVMYVEADPTTVVRFSSRPLGEVFVAESARGRVDTVYRKYELTARQAIQEWGAGCSDETQRKGEDRPEEPVEVLHAVFPRMDRDPAGFGSAHFPFASVYLEVKNSHVLEESGYLEMPYMVPRWAKAAGETYGRGPGQTALSDVRVLNAMARTALMAAEKMSDPPLMVPDDGFLGPVRSGPGGLSYYRAGSPDRIEPLPVNVDLRAAEEMMNGRRESIRRIFLGDQLAPEGPAVTATEAVIRQAEKMRVLGPVLGRLQTEFLGPLVRRVFRIMLRGGALPPFPEGLAPGDLEVRYTSPVSRAQKQYEAQGLAQVMEYLSPLVGAQDAFGIMDNFDTDRVARHVTELFNTPSDYLKSEERVAQGRELKQRAASTQQTASTVANVAAIAKTLSEAYTDRPSALTELWGMLTGMLGARAGAESAPPAPAQADPAQSDPAAYEEASHA